The Miscanthus floridulus cultivar M001 chromosome 7, ASM1932011v1, whole genome shotgun sequence genome includes a region encoding these proteins:
- the LOC136466931 gene encoding kinesin-like protein KIN-14D translates to MFPREPNAAPDPSRRRADAVGWLRSLFLDLPLPPEATDEDLRAVVGNGRLLCALLRRLLPGALLDDAATDNAGRFRAAIQRMGVPTFSAYDLERGEMSAVVTCILALKDRFPSRLSEDHHSSSFLTRCDSEGSRRSMGGKLQRVLTSPIMSEPYSPSFGADAYSPSQVFQPKHGYSDPPGCKLSELMKSSSLENAPTQSLLGVVNSILDESIERKNGQIPYRIACLLRKVIVEIERRISTQAGHIRNQNNLIKAREEKYQSRIRVLEALAGGASGQTHVEKDKLEGKGQLAEDDMARLMQYEEDLVRLMKEKEDMVSLLKEKEDMIRLLKEKEDMVRLLKVKEDMGDLNNDKVDRLLKERDDTVVRLTQEKEDMIRMLKEKEDIIRLMKDKEDMVDMKDVTFEDTQRTTDENKDRLLKEKDDVVVRLTKEKDEIVVQLTKEKEDMIRLLKEKEDIIRLMKEKEDRLNLASGKVEDRKQAIDDDRERLIKENNDAISKLTSEKAEIAKLLQEKENLIRLMKEKEHKFDLKKGNVEDIKQSTGVEADRSIKEKGEIIRLTKEKEDYRNTIIKLKQEFESLKSSYEESCKLLESKKEDVVKLVTDKEMNDNIILQLRQELEETKKLHEAETKEEDYRNTIMKLKQEFKSLRSSYEESCKLLESKKEDVVKLVTDKEMTENIILQLRQELEATKKLHEAQTKEEEDYRDTIMKLKQEFESLRSSYEESSKLLESKKEDVVKLVTDKEMNDNIILQLRQELEATKKVHEAETQQLETKAAKVNKEFKQRIKEIELMLEDSTKRRRELEESTESRIQFWKQKEIVVNKFVGLQVKNAQELRLSSVSVRLEVLNCQKRWFEELAGLGQNLKMVTSAAEKYHATLADNRKLFNEIQELKGNIRVYCRIRPFRPWEDEKSTSVEYIGENGELVLSNPAKKGKEAGKNFTFNKVFGPTTTQDMVFKDIQPLIRSVLDGYNVCIFAYGQTGSGKTHTMMGPENATEKEWGVNYRALNDLFNISHDRRDTIKYELGVQMVEIYNEQIRDLLGTGGSQKKLGIQNTTQPNGLAVPDATMCPVDSTSHVIELMQTGHNNRSMSATALNERSSRSHSVVTIHVQGQDLKTGNTLRGALHLVDLAGSERVDRSAVTGDRLKEAQHINKSLAALGDVIFSLSQKNAHVPYRNSKLTQVLQTSLGGHAKTLMFVQVNPDVSSYTETLSTLKFAERVSGVELGVARTNKEGKDVKELMDQLSLLKDTIAKKDDEIDRLQLANSSNSLLKSTKHGDSLLKHSASSPGMTSLGKVASFGSGAASDLDNFSDTSDRHSEAGSMLSTDEARQLGQNFADPGGDSDGRLSDVSDGGIPAGAETDSSVNNVVDQEQEKTSTSGKERLAKAVSRVQKLTVPKVGQASSLRPKPRDPSAPKSSVTTGARKSTTTQATPPARASSTSKRVP, encoded by the exons ATGTTCCCCCGCGAGCCCAATGCCGCGCCAGACCCAT CGAGGCGGCGGGCGGACGCCGTCGGGTGGCTGCGTTCCCTGTTCCTGGAcctgccgctgccgccggagGCCACCGATGAAGACCTGCGCGCCGTGGTCGGCAATGGTAGGCTGCTCTGCGCGCTCCTGCGGAGGCTCTTGCCCGGCGCGCTGCTGGACGACGCGGCCACGGACAATGCCGGCAGGTTCCGCGCCGCCATCCAGCGGATGGGCGTGCCCACCTTCAGCGCCTATGACCTCGAGAGG GGGGAAATGTCAGCTGTCGTTACCTGCATTCTTGCTCTAAAGGATCGGTTCCCATCACGCCTCAGCGAAGACCACCACAGCTCTTCCTTCCTCACCAGATGTGACAGCGAAGGAAGCAGGAGGAGCATGGGAGGCAAGCTGCAAAGGGTACTCACAAGCCCCATTATGTCAG AGCCATACTCTCCTTCCTTTGGAGCCGATGCCTATTCTCCATCACAGGTATTTCAGCCGAAACATGGATATTCTGATCCACCTGGCTGTAAGCTTtctgaattgatgaaatcctcgAGCTTGGAG AACGCTCCCACCCAGTCACTTTTAGGTGTTGTGAACAGCATCCTCGATGAGAGCATCGAGAGGAAGAATGGACAAATACCTTAT CGCATTGCTTGCCTGCTGAGAAAGGTCATAGTGGAGATTGAAAGGCGTATTTCTACTCAGGCTGGGCACATACGAAAT CAAAATAACCTGATTAAAGCTCGTGAAGAGAAGTATCAGTCAAGGATAAGAGTGCTAGAAGCACTGGCTGGTGGGGCAAGTGGACAAACGCAT GTGGAGAAAGACAAACTTGAAGGCAAGGGCCAACTAGCAGAGGATGATATGGCTAGATTAATGCAGTATGAGGAAGATTTGGTAAGATTGATGAAAGAAAAGGAAGACATGGTTAGTTTGCTTAAAGAGAAGGAAGATATGATCAGGTTGCTGAAGGAGAAGGAAGATATGGTTAGATTGTTGAAGGTGAAGGAAGATATGGGTGACTTGAATAATGATAAAGTAGATAGGTTACTTAAAGAGAGGGATGATACTGTAGTTAGGTTGACACAAGAGAAGGAAGATATGATTCGGATGTTGAAGGAGAAGGAGGATATAATTAGGCTAATGAAGGATAAGGAAGACATGGTTGatatgaaagatgtcacattcgAAGATACACAGCGTACAACAGATGAGAATAAAGATAGGTTACTTAAGGAGAAGGATGATGTTGTAGTCCGACTGACAAAAGAGAAGGATGAAATTGTTGTCCAACTGACAAAAGAGAAGGAAGACATGATTAGGTTGCTAAAGGAGAAGGAAGATATAATTAGACTAATGAAGGAGAAGGAAGATAGGCTCAACTTAGCCAGTGGAAAGGTTGAGGataggaagcaagcaatagatgacGATAGAGAAAGGTTGATCAAGGAGAACAATGATGCCATTTCCAAGTTAACATCTGAGAAGGCAGAGATTGCTAAGTTGCTGCAAGAGAAGGAAAATCTAATCAGATTGATGAAGGAGAAGGAACATAAATTTGATTTGAAGAAAGGTAATGTTGAAGACATAAAACAATCAACAGGTGTAGAGGCAGACAGGTCGATAAAGGAAAAGGGTGAGATAATTAGGTTGACAAAAGAGAAGGAGGATTATAGAAATACTATTATCAAACTTAAGCAGGAATTCGAATCATTAAAATCATCATATGAGGAGAGCTGCAAGTTGTTAGAATCTAAGAAGGAAGATGTAGTTAAACTTGTCACAGACAAGGAAATGAATGACAACATAATTTTGCAACTCAGGCAAGAACTTGAGGAAACAAAAAAGTTGCATGAGGCAGAGACAAAAGAGGAGGATTATAGAAATACTATTATGAAGCTTAAGCAGGAATTCAAATCATTAAGATCATCATATGAGGAGAGCTGCAAGTTGTTAGAATCTAAGAAGGAAGATGTAGTTAAACTTGTCACAGACAAGGAAATGACGGAGAACATAATTTTGCAACTCAGGCAAGAACTTGAGGCAACAAAAAAGTTACATGAGGCACAGACAAAAGAGGAGGAGGATTATAGAGATACTATTATGAAACTTAAGCAGGAATTCGAATCATTAAGATCATCATATGAGGAGAGCAGCAAGTTGTTAGAATCTAAGAAGGAAGATGTAGTTAAACTTGTCACAGACAAGGAAATGAATGACAACATAATTTTGCAACTCAGGCAAGAACTTGAGGCAACAAAAAAGGTGCATGAGGCAGAGACTCAACAATTAGAGACCAAAGCTGCCAAAGTAAATAAGGAGTTCAAACAGAGGATAAAAGAAATAGAACTCATGTTAGAAGATTCTACCaagaggagaagagaacttgaggaATCTACTGAATCTAGAATCCAATTTTGGAAGCAGAAGGAAATAGTGGTAAACAAATTTGTGGGTTTGCAAGTAAAGAATGCTCAG GAATTGAGGCTCTCTTCTGTTTCCGTTAGGCTTGAAGTACTAAATTGTCAAAAAAGATGGTTTGAAGAACTTGCTGGCCTTG GACAAAATCTTAAGATGGTAACAAGTGCTGCAGAAAAATATCATGCAACTCTTGCAGATAATAGAAAATTATTCAACGAGATCCAGGAACTGAAAG GAAATATCAGAGTTTATTGCCGGATAAGACCTTTTCGACCCTGGGAGGATGAGAAGTCCACTTCAGTTGAATATATTGGTGAGAATGGTGAACTGGTTTTATCAAACCCTGCAAAGAAGGGAAAGGAAGCTGGCAAGAATTTCACTTTTAACAAAGTTTTTGGTCCTACAACTACACAAG ATATGGTTTTCAAGGATATTCAGCCACTAATTAGATCAGTTCTTGATGGCTACAATGTTTGCATTTTCGCATATGGTCAAACTGGATCGGGGAAAACACATACAATG ATGGGACCTGAAAATGCAACTGAGAAAGAATGGGGTGTCAACTATCGAGCACTAAATGACCTTTTCAATATCTCACATGATCGGCGAGACACAATTAAATATGAACTTGGTGTTCAAATGGTTGAGATCTACAACGAGCAAATCCGTGATCTACTTGGTACCGGTGGCTCGCAGAAGAA ACTAGGGATCCAGAATACCACCCAGCCCAATGGACTTGCAGTTCCTGACGCAACAATGTGTCCTGTTGATTCGACTTCTCATGTTATTGAACTAATGCAAACAGGGCACAACAATAGATCCATGAGTGCAACAGCCTTGAACGAGAGGAGCAGCAGATCTCACAG TGTTGTGACCATCCATGTCCAGGGCCAGGATTTGAAAACCGGTAACACTTTGCGTGGTGCTCTGCATCTTGTGGACCTTGCAGGAAGTGAAAGGGTGGACCGATCTGCAGTTACAGGAGACAGGCTCAAAGAAGCACAGCACATCAACAAGTCTTTGGCTGCACTCGGGGATGTTATATTTTCTTTGTCACAAAAGAATGCTCATGTACCATACAGAAATAGCAAGCTTACACAAGTCTTACAAACTTCTTTGG GCGGGCATGCAAAGACTCTAATGTTTGTGCAAGTCAACCCAGACGTTTCGTCATACACTGAGACTTTAAGTACACTGAAATTTGCTGAACGTGTGTCTGGTGTAGAACTAGGTGTTGCAAGGACTAACAAGGAGGGCAAAGATGTCAAAGAATTAATGGATCAG CTTTCACTGCTCAAAGATACCATTGCAAAGAAGGATGATGAAATTGATCGGCTGCAACTAGCCAACAGTAGCAACTCCCTACTGAAGTCCACGAAACATGGTGACTCCTTGTTGAAGCATTCGGCCTCTTCTCCAGGAATgacatccctaggaaaggtggcAAGCTTTGGTAGCGGGGCAGCTTCTGATCTTGACAACTTCTCTGACACCAGTGATAGGCATTCCGAAGCTGGGTCCATGCTCTCTACTGACGAGGCCCGACAGCTGGGCCAGAACTTTGCTGATCCTGGTGGTGATTCAGATGGAAGGCTAAGTGATGTATCAGATGGCGGTATACCCGCAGGTGCAGAAACTGACAGTTCAGTTAACAACGTTGTGGACCAAGAACAAGAGAAAACATCCACTTCTGGAAAAGAGCGGTT AGCCAAAGCAGTAAGTCGAGTCCAGAAGCTAACAGTACCAAAAGTCGGCCAAGCATCAAGCTTGCGGCCTAAACCAAGAGATCCTTCTGCACCTAAATCTTCAG TCACAACAGGTGCGCGAAAAAGTACCACCACTCAAGCAACTCCACCAGCAAGAGCAAGCAGCACTTCAAAACGAGTACCATAG